A part of Fusarium oxysporum Fo47 chromosome III, complete sequence genomic DNA contains:
- a CDS encoding Metalloenzyme, LuxS/M16 peptidase-like protein, with the protein MPHSQHEEDASAATGGAPIPVTLVTDSLEKPSLDDRDYRVIRLGNELEALLVHDPETDKASAALDVNVGNFSDESDIPGMAHAVEHLLFMGTKKFPIENEYGQYLSANSGSSNAYTGPTSTNYFFDISAKPDNDQDPSDTNPSPLREALDRFAQFFIEPLFLPETLDRELKAVDSENKKNLQNDTWRLHQLEKSLSNPNHPFCHFSTGNFEVLKTLPEARGINVRDKFIEFHARHYSANRMKLVVLGREPLDVLQKWVAELFSPVVNKKLPPNRWPGELPFRETDLGMQCFAKPVMDSRELNLYFPFIDEEFMFATQPSRYISHLIGHEGPGSIMSYIKSKGWANGLSAGAYPVCPGTPGIFDVQVRLTEEGLKNYPEIVKIFFQYITLLRESPPQEWIFQEQKGMADVDFKFKQKTPASRFTSRISSVMQKPLPREWLLSGHSRLREFAPDEIEKALSTIRPDNFRMVIVSRNYPGNWDQKEKWYGTEYRHEKIPEDLMEECKKAFAVSPKDRLPALHLPHKNQFIPNKLEVEKKEVAEPALNPRVLRNDSIARTWWKKDDTFWVPRANVIVSLKTPLIYASAENNVKARLFSDLVRDALEEYSYDAELAGLQYNVSLDSRGLFLDVSGYNDKLPVLLEQVVTTMRDLDIKEDRFGIVRERLIRGYSNWQLQSSYHQVGDYTNWLNAPERDFIVEELAAELPSVTLEGVRLFQKQMLGQVFIEVYVHGNMYKEDALKATDMVESILKPRVLPKAQWPILRSLILTKGSNYVFRKTLKDPANVNHCVETWFYVGSREDRDIRTKTLLLDQMLHEPAFDQLRTKEQLGYIVFSGPRAFSTTYGFRFLIQSEMTPEFLDSRIEAFLMRYADTLEKMSETEFEGHKRSLIVRRLEKLRNLDQESTRHWNQITNEYYDFELAQRDAAQIKLLTKPEVIEFFNQRLNPASSHRARLSIHLQAQGKAEGVDKRQEEAQKKADEEPSPGDAVKTAEEITDVRLYKAGLTASSGARPVKDINEYEDTDAKL; encoded by the exons ATGCCTCACTCTCagcatgaagaagatgccTCCGCAGCGACGGGTGGTGCTCCCATACCGGTGACGCTTGTTACCGACTCTCTCGAGAAGCCTTCCCTCGATGACCGCGACTATCGAGTCATTCGTCTTGGCAATGAGCTTGAGGCTCTCCTGGTGCATGATCCCGAGACCGATAAGGCCAGCGCTGCCCTGGATGTCAATGTGGGAAATTTCAGCGACGAGTCTGATATCCCCGGGATGGCCCATGCGGTTGAACAT CTTCTTTTCATGGGCACCAAGAAATTCCCAATTGAGAACGAATACGGCCAATACCTCTCCGCCAATTCAGGAAGCTCAAATGCTTACACTGGGCCAACATCGACGAACTATTTTTTCGATATTTCTGCCAAGCCGGACAATGACCAGGATCCTTCAGATACCAACCCTTCTCCTCTGCGCGAGGCCCTGGATCGATTCGCTCAGTTCTTTATTGAACCGCTCTTTCTACCCGAGACCCTGGACCGAGAGCTGAAAGCTGTTGATTcagaaaataaaaagaatcTTCAAAATGACACATGGAGGCTTCATCAGCTAGAGAAGTCTCTATCCAACCCTAACCACCCGTTCTGTCACTTCTCAACCGGCAATTTTGAGGTTCTCAAGACACTTCCTGAGGCACGTGGAATTAATGTGAGGGACAAGTTTATCGAGTTCCACGCCAGACACTACTCGGCAAACCGCATGAAGCTGGTTGTTCTGGGTAGAGAACCGCTTGACGTGCTTCAGAAATGGGTTGCCGAGTTGTTCTCTCCTGTCGTCAACAAAAAACTTCCACCAAACAGATGGCCAGGCGAACTTCCTTTCAGGGAAACCGATCTCGGTATGCAGTGTTTCGCGAAGCCCGTCATGGACTCAAGAGAGCTTAACCTGTATTTCCCCTTCATCGATGAGGAGTTTATGTTTGCTACTCAACCTAGCCGATATATTAGTCATCTCATCGGGCATGAGGGCCCTGGAAGTATCATGTCATATATCAAGTCCAAGGGTTGGGCAAATGGTCTTAGTGCCGGCGCCTACCCTGTTTGCCCCGGTACTCCTGGTATCTTCGATGTACAGGTTCGCTTGACGGAAGAAGGTCTTAAGAACTACCCTGAAATCGTCAAGATCTTTTTCCAGTACATCACTCTCCTGCGTGAGAGCCCACCCCAGGAGTGGATATTTCAAGAGCAGAAGGGAATGGCTGATGTCGATTTCAAGTTCAAGCAGAAGACGCCTGCCAGTCGCTTTACCAGCCGAATCAGCTCGGTCATGCAAAAGCCTCTTCCTCGGGAATGGTTACTCAGTGGGCACAGCCGTCTCCGAGAATTTGCTCCTGATGAGATCGAAAAAGCCCTTTCCACGATTCGCCCGGATAACTTCCGCATGGTCATTGTATCACGCAATTATCCTGGCAACTGGGACCAGAAGGAAAAGTGGTACGGAACTGAATATCGACATGAAAAGATCCCCGAAGATCTTATGGAGGAGTGCAAGAAAGCCTTTGCAGTCTCTCCCAAAGATCGACTGCCTGCCCTTCACCTGCCTCACAAGAACCAGTTTATTCCCAACAAGctcgaggtcgagaagaaggaggtggCCGAGCCGGCACTGAACCCCCGGGTTCTTCGCAATGATAGCATTGCCAGGACATGgtggaagaaggatgataCCTTCTGGGTTCCTCGCGCCAATGTTATTGTCAGCTTGAAGACACCACTTATATATGCTTCGGCAGAAAACAACGTCAAGGCTCGACTGTTCTCAGACCTCGTCCGTGATGCACTCGAGGAGTACTCGTACGACGCGGAGCTGGCTGGCTTGCAGTACAACGTCAGTCTCGATTCGCGCGGCCTGTTCTTGGACGTTAGCGGCTATAATGATAAGCTGCCCGTGCTCTTGGAACAAGTCGTCACAACAATGCGAGACCTGGATATCAAGGAAGATCGTTTTGGGATTGTCAGGGAGCGCTTGATTCGAGGATACAGCAACTGGCAGCTGCAATCATCCTACCACCAAGTTGGCGATTACACCAATTGGCTCAATGCCCCCGAACGGGACTTTATAGTAGAGGAGCTCGCAGCGGAGCTTCCAAGTGTCACATTGGAAGGCGTCAGGCTGTTCCAGAAGCAGATGCTTGGTCAGGTTTTCATCGAAGTGTACGTACATGGTAACATGTACAAGGAGGATGCTCTCAAAGCAACCGATATGGTCGAGTCCATCCTGAAGCCACGGGTTTTGCCCAAGGCCCAGTGGCCTATCCTGCGGTCACTCATTCTGACCAAAGGTTCCAACTACGTTTTCAGAAAGACCCTCAAGGATCCTGCCAATGTTAACCACTGCGTCGAGACTTGGTTTTATGTCGGTAGCAGAGAAGATCGCGACATTCGAACCAAGACTCTTCTTTTGGACCAGATGCTCCATGAGCCAGCCTTTGATCAGCTCCGGACTAAGGAGCAACTCGGCTACATCGTTTTCAGTGGACCTCGAGCTTTCTCGACGACTTATGGTTTCCGCTTCCTCATCCAGAGTGAAATGACACCAGAGTTCCTTGACTCGCGTATCGAGGCCTTCCTCATGAGATATGCAGACActctggagaagatgagcgaGACAGAATTCGAGGGCCACAAGCGAAGTCTGATCGTCCGGCGTCTAGAGAAGCTCAGAAACCTGGACCAGGAGTCCACTCGTCATTGGAACCAGATCACGAACGAATACTACGACTTCGAGCTTG CCCAGCGCGATGCCGCACAGATTAAGCTCCTGACCAAACCCGAGGTCATCGAGTTCTTCAACCAGCGCCTCAATCCTGCCTCCAGCCACAGGGCACGGTTATCAATTCATCTTCAGGCTCAAGGCAAGGCTGAAGGGGTCGATAAGCGACAGGAAGAGgctcagaagaaggccgaCGAGGAGCCCTCCCCTGGGGATGCTGTAAAGACGGCCGAGGAAATCACTGATGTCAGGCTTTACAAGGCCGGTCTTACCGCAAGTTCAGGGGCCAGACCCGTCAAGGACATTAACGAGTATGAGGATACGGATGCAAAGTTGTAG